Proteins encoded in a region of the Gemmatimonadota bacterium genome:
- the mqnC gene encoding dehypoxanthine futalosine cyclase: MITDIAQKVLSGTRLTAEDGSRLFQHPNVTELGMLADHVRRTRHPEQVVTYNIGRNINYTNVCWVRCKFCAFYRPPGDGEGYTLPDEEIFAKVEELIRVGGDTPESCEILMQGGLNPKLKIDYYERLFSEITRRYPAAYLHSLSVAEIVYLAHISRITVEEALIRLRAAGLKSLPGAGAEILDTEVRDAIAFRKETVQEWLDVHSLTHRLGMKSTATMMFGSVETVEHRLNHLLRVREVQDESLARHDGYFTAFIAWSFQPEGTELPDTRKATGYDYLRTVAIARLMLDNIENVQASYVTQGPKIAQIALGYGVNDFGSTMMEENVISAGGTSFVMPTVEIERLISDAGFTPRRRNTRYEYVENGTPEKQEATA; this comes from the coding sequence ATGATCACCGATATCGCTCAAAAAGTCCTGTCCGGAACGCGGCTGACTGCCGAGGACGGGAGTCGACTGTTCCAGCACCCGAACGTCACCGAGCTGGGCATGCTGGCCGATCACGTGCGCCGGACCAGGCACCCCGAACAGGTGGTCACCTACAACATCGGCCGGAACATCAACTACACCAACGTGTGCTGGGTGCGGTGCAAGTTCTGCGCCTTCTACCGCCCGCCGGGCGACGGCGAAGGATATACGCTGCCGGACGAGGAGATCTTCGCAAAGGTCGAGGAACTGATCCGCGTCGGCGGAGATACACCGGAATCCTGCGAAATCCTCATGCAGGGCGGTTTGAACCCGAAGCTGAAGATCGACTACTACGAACGGCTCTTCTCGGAAATCACCCGGCGCTATCCCGCGGCCTATCTCCATTCGCTGTCCGTGGCGGAAATCGTCTATCTCGCCCATATATCGAGAATCACGGTCGAGGAAGCGCTGATTCGCCTGCGCGCGGCCGGCCTGAAATCCCTCCCGGGCGCCGGCGCCGAGATCCTGGATACCGAGGTGCGCGACGCCATCGCCTTCCGCAAGGAAACGGTGCAGGAATGGCTGGACGTCCACAGCCTGACCCACCGCCTCGGCATGAAGTCGACGGCCACCATGATGTTCGGATCGGTGGAAACCGTCGAACACCGGTTGAATCACCTCCTGCGGGTCCGGGAGGTGCAGGACGAGTCTCTGGCCCGTCATGACGGCTACTTCACCGCCTTCATCGCATGGAGCTTCCAGCCGGAGGGCACGGAACTGCCGGACACGCGAAAGGCGACCGGGTACGACTACCTGCGCACCGTGGCGATCGCCCGGCTCATGCTGGACAATATCGAGAATGTCCAGGCGTCCTATGTGACCCAGGGGCCCAAGATCGCGCAGATCGCCCTGGGTTACGGGGTGAACGATTTCGGCAGCACGATGATGGAAGAGAACGTCATCAGCGCCGGAGGCACGAGTTTCGTGATGCCTACGGTAGAGATCGAGCGCCTCATCAGCGACGCGGGATTCACGCCGCGACGGCGGAACACGCGTTACGAGTACGTTGAAAACGGCACGCCGGAAAAGCAGGAAGCCACCGCGTAA
- a CDS encoding CofH family radical SAM protein — translation MFEALIAAAGLQDIHEKVEAGERLSADDGRRLYRNGNLPAIGYLANLVRERMHGDRVYFVRNQHLNYTNICNKSCLFCSFYALPKDPEGYVLSPDDIRERMETYAEIPISEIHMVGGVNPKLPYDYYLDIVRVIKEVRPGVSLKAYTMIELEQIRRIGKKSMAETLVDLKEAGVDALPGGGAEVFSERVHEELFQAKSDSDKWLETARVAHEVGLPSNATMLYGHVEQTEEKVYHLIKLRELQDETNGLLAFIPLSWHPERTAIEHLPGPTGQMDLREIAVARLMLDNVPHIKSFWIMNTPAVTQVSLWYGADDMDGSVLEYEITRNPITDRMQALTHTQMLDMISESGRQPVERDALYHIVDRPETIRPAYMETANGTEANEAKTAAATAGAEAAGAEVAGAKAAATPSQG, via the coding sequence GTGTTCGAAGCATTGATTGCCGCAGCAGGACTGCAAGACATCCACGAAAAGGTCGAAGCGGGCGAGCGGCTTTCGGCCGACGACGGGAGGCGGCTGTACCGGAACGGAAACCTGCCCGCCATCGGCTACCTGGCCAACCTGGTGCGCGAGCGCATGCACGGCGACCGGGTGTACTTCGTGCGCAACCAGCACCTGAACTACACCAATATCTGCAACAAGAGTTGCCTGTTCTGTTCGTTTTACGCCCTGCCCAAAGACCCCGAGGGCTACGTTCTATCGCCCGACGACATACGGGAGCGCATGGAGACCTACGCCGAGATTCCCATCTCCGAGATCCACATGGTCGGGGGCGTGAACCCGAAGTTGCCCTACGACTACTACCTGGACATCGTCCGGGTGATCAAGGAAGTCCGGCCCGGGGTGTCCCTCAAGGCCTATACCATGATCGAACTCGAGCAGATCCGGAGAATCGGCAAGAAGTCCATGGCCGAGACCCTGGTGGACCTGAAAGAAGCCGGAGTGGACGCGCTGCCCGGCGGCGGTGCCGAGGTCTTCAGCGAACGGGTGCACGAGGAACTGTTCCAGGCCAAGTCGGATTCGGACAAGTGGCTCGAGACCGCGCGCGTCGCTCACGAGGTGGGCCTGCCGTCGAACGCCACCATGCTGTACGGTCACGTGGAGCAGACGGAGGAAAAGGTATACCACCTCATCAAACTGCGTGAACTGCAGGACGAGACGAACGGCCTGCTGGCCTTCATCCCCCTGTCCTGGCATCCTGAACGTACGGCGATCGAGCACCTGCCGGGACCGACCGGCCAGATGGACCTCCGGGAGATCGCGGTAGCCCGGCTCATGCTGGACAACGTGCCCCACATCAAGTCGTTCTGGATCATGAACACCCCGGCGGTGACGCAGGTATCGCTGTGGTACGGTGCGGACGACATGGACGGCAGCGTCCTGGAGTACGAGATCACACGAAACCCGATCACGGACCGCATGCAGGCCCTGACCCACACGCAGATGCTCGATATGATCAGCGAGTCGGGGCGGCAGCCCGTCGAACGCGACGCGCTCTACCATATCGTCGACCGGCCCGAAACAATCCGTCCGGCCTATATGGAGACCGCCAACGGGACAGAGGCTAACGAGGCAAAGACCGCTGCGGCTACCGCCGGGGCTGAGGCCGCCGGGGCAGAGGTCGCCGGGGCGAAGGCCGCCGCGACACCGAGCCAGGGTTAA
- a CDS encoding VOC family protein translates to MKIQDIRHVGLLSPAIASHARFYIEAWELLSVGEGRSTGEGRHAQYFHGASADHHILSLHASERRGLHHLAFSVDGCDAVDAAATELEGRGITFVAHPGDLDKPGGGYGLRFLDPENRCIELSAAVTRHANGGSDERDGPGERDGSDECDGPGGRDGSDERVAPDESDGLRRLCHVGLNTARFDQIVAFYTDVLGFRVSDWIEDRMVFLRSGRRHHAIVFTRADHASVNHVAYGMSGVDAVMRRISNLRALGREPDWGPGRHGPGNNIFCYYTDPAGYVIECSSDLVYIEDEVTHEPAVWRRGPETLDYWGTAGAPDPDVRKAMAGDPDPGWTAQGLVED, encoded by the coding sequence ATGAAGATCCAGGACATCCGCCACGTGGGGTTGCTGTCACCCGCGATCGCGTCCCATGCAAGGTTCTACATCGAGGCCTGGGAACTCCTGTCGGTCGGAGAAGGCCGATCGACCGGAGAGGGCCGGCACGCGCAGTATTTCCACGGAGCGTCGGCCGATCACCATATTCTCAGTCTGCATGCGTCGGAACGGCGCGGGCTGCACCACCTGGCCTTCAGCGTGGACGGATGCGATGCGGTCGACGCGGCGGCCACCGAACTCGAAGGCCGGGGAATCACCTTCGTGGCCCATCCGGGCGACCTGGACAAACCGGGCGGCGGGTACGGGTTGCGGTTTCTGGACCCGGAAAATCGCTGCATTGAGCTGTCGGCCGCCGTGACCCGACACGCGAACGGAGGGTCCGACGAGCGCGATGGACCCGGTGAGCGTGATGGGTCCGACGAGTGCGATGGTCCCGGCGGGCGCGATGGGTCCGACGAGCGCGTGGCGCCCGACGAGTCTGATGGGCTCCGCCGGTTGTGCCACGTGGGTCTCAACACGGCGCGGTTCGATCAGATCGTGGCGTTTTACACCGATGTGCTCGGGTTCCGGGTTTCGGACTGGATCGAGGACCGGATGGTCTTCCTGCGAAGCGGCCGGAGACATCACGCCATCGTGTTCACCCGCGCGGATCACGCATCGGTCAACCACGTCGCGTACGGGATGTCCGGCGTGGACGCCGTGATGAGAAGGATCTCCAACCTTCGCGCCCTGGGGCGGGAACCCGACTGGGGACCGGGGCGCCACGGCCCGGGCAACAACATCTTCTGCTACTACACGGATCCGGCCGGATACGTGATCGAATGCTCCAGCGACCTGGTATACATCGAAGACGAAGTAACGCACGAACCCGCGGTGTGGCGACGGGGGCCGGAGACACTGGATTACTGGGGTACAGCCGGGGCACCCGATCCGGATGTTCGGAAGGCGATGGCCGGCGACCCGGATCCCGGCTGGACTGCGCAAGGTCTCGTCGAGGATTGA
- a CDS encoding collagen-like protein: MKLEKAGEAEGACVPKIAGVPGEAGVPGEAGVPGEAGVPGEAVAPVSPPTHETEFERAWTDPGNTRIELAPVDINRTLARYYRTSKPLSFTRTMLWDMETKKAFRPDLYIPSVVKQGSSQYWNRQDSADGAESFVRCSRQRLWLVPSEHGLVLERVFLNPGRQRVTFIGTAELLGREGNPLRASEGQPLFHVEHSVDGSESRPLNLWRIVYLTDGPSQQLIDRFTRTKDVWLREFVEIYIRRDLKIELNRRELPG; the protein is encoded by the coding sequence ATGAAACTCGAAAAAGCGGGCGAGGCGGAAGGCGCCTGCGTACCAAAAATCGCCGGCGTTCCGGGCGAAGCCGGCGTTCCGGGCGAAGCCGGCGTTCCGGGCGAAGCCGGCGTTCCGGGCGAAGCCGTGGCACCCGTCAGTCCACCGACGCATGAAACAGAATTCGAACGGGCCTGGACCGACCCGGGCAACACCCGAATCGAGCTGGCTCCCGTCGATATCAACAGGACCCTGGCCCGTTATTACCGCACGAGCAAACCGCTCTCATTTACCCGAACCATGCTGTGGGACATGGAGACAAAAAAGGCGTTCCGGCCCGATCTCTATATCCCTTCTGTAGTTAAGCAAGGAAGTTCCCAATATTGGAATCGGCAGGATTCGGCCGATGGCGCCGAATCCTTCGTGCGATGCTCGCGGCAGCGCCTCTGGCTTGTGCCGTCGGAGCACGGGTTGGTCCTCGAACGCGTATTCCTCAACCCCGGGCGGCAGCGCGTCACATTCATAGGGACGGCGGAACTGCTCGGCAGGGAAGGGAATCCGCTTCGGGCCAGCGAGGGACAGCCGCTCTTTCACGTTGAGCATTCCGTCGATGGCAGTGAATCGCGACCGCTCAACCTGTGGCGCATCGTTTACCTCACCGATGGACCAAGTCAGCAACTGATCGATCGATTCACGAGGACGAAGGACGTGTGGCTGCGGGAGTTCGTCGAAATCTACATCCGCAGGGACCTGAAGATCGAGCTGAACCGGAGGGAACTCCCCGGATGA
- a CDS encoding YciI family protein encodes MFFVVSATHKAEMAQERQRLQESFAAYIHDPTHHPDVTIHHGGQTLNEGDRSVTGFVLVLEAPSIEVARSFVDGSPYAQAGTFAESHVRPWNWLTGRPG; translated from the coding sequence ATGTTTTTCGTAGTCTCAGCGACACATAAGGCAGAAATGGCACAGGAAAGGCAACGTCTGCAAGAGTCATTTGCCGCCTACATTCACGATCCCACCCATCATCCCGATGTGACGATACACCATGGCGGGCAAACGCTCAACGAGGGTGACCGGTCCGTCACCGGTTTTGTCCTCGTGCTCGAGGCGCCCTCGATCGAAGTGGCACGGTCATTCGTCGACGGCAGTCCCTATGCCCAGGCGGGCACCTTCGCCGAGTCTCACGTCCGCCCATGGAACTGGTTGACCGGACGGCCCGGCTGA
- a CDS encoding menaquinone biosynthesis decarboxylase, producing the protein MAHKDLNSFVDLLGEEGELKEISVEIDPELEISAIADRVVKQNGPALLFTNVKGHSGIPVLINTFGSKRRMELALGTDDLDDIAAEIADLINPQVPASLAGKLQLLPRLARLKDTQSRTVRNGPCQELVETDTASLENIPVIKCWPGDGGRYITFPQVITKHPVKGTRNVGMYRLQIFDGKTLGLHWQRHKGGAHHYRVAEEMGERLEVAIVLGPDPETMYAATAPLPDEIDEYMLAGFLRRQPVQLVKCHTVDLEVPANAQIVLEGYAEPHERRVEGPFGDHQGYYSLPDEYPVFHLTAITRREDAIYPTTIVGPPPQEDGWLGKATERIFLPLLKTTLPEIVDIDLPVEGIFHNLAIVSIDKRYPGHARKVMHALWGLGQMMFTKVIIVVDRDVDVHDMREVVWRVGVAIDPKRDLLISEGPCDVLDFAAQTADVSGKLGIDATEKWPDEGFDRGWPEILRMPEEVDRRIDKLWPELDL; encoded by the coding sequence ATGGCTCACAAAGACTTAAATTCGTTCGTCGATCTGCTTGGAGAAGAAGGGGAGTTAAAGGAGATCTCCGTGGAGATCGATCCCGAGCTGGAGATCAGCGCCATCGCGGACCGCGTGGTCAAGCAGAACGGGCCGGCATTGCTCTTCACCAACGTAAAGGGCCATTCCGGCATACCGGTGCTTATCAATACCTTCGGGTCGAAACGCCGAATGGAGCTCGCTCTGGGTACGGATGACCTGGACGACATCGCGGCCGAAATCGCCGACCTGATCAATCCCCAGGTACCCGCCTCCCTCGCGGGAAAACTGCAGCTCTTGCCCCGGCTTGCCCGGTTGAAGGATACCCAGAGCAGGACCGTGCGCAATGGCCCCTGCCAGGAGTTAGTCGAGACGGACACGGCGTCTCTCGAGAACATTCCGGTCATAAAGTGCTGGCCAGGTGATGGCGGAAGGTATATCACCTTTCCCCAGGTCATCACGAAACACCCCGTAAAGGGCACGCGAAACGTGGGCATGTACCGGCTCCAGATATTTGACGGGAAAACCCTGGGACTTCACTGGCAACGGCACAAGGGCGGCGCACATCACTACCGCGTCGCGGAAGAGATGGGCGAGCGGCTGGAAGTCGCCATCGTGCTCGGACCCGATCCGGAAACCATGTACGCCGCGACGGCGCCCCTGCCCGACGAGATCGATGAGTACATGCTGGCCGGATTCCTTCGCAGGCAACCGGTCCAACTGGTGAAGTGCCACACGGTGGACCTGGAGGTGCCGGCCAACGCCCAGATCGTCCTGGAAGGCTATGCCGAACCCCACGAACGGCGCGTGGAAGGGCCTTTCGGAGATCACCAGGGCTACTACTCGCTGCCCGACGAGTACCCCGTGTTCCACCTCACCGCCATCACGCGGAGAGAAGACGCCATCTACCCGACGACCATCGTCGGGCCGCCGCCGCAGGAAGACGGGTGGCTCGGGAAGGCCACGGAACGCATCTTCCTCCCGCTGCTCAAGACCACCCTGCCGGAAATCGTGGACATCGACCTGCCCGTCGAAGGCATATTCCACAACCTGGCGATCGTGTCCATCGACAAGCGCTATCCGGGCCATGCCCGGAAGGTGATGCACGCCCTCTGGGGCCTGGGCCAGATGATGTTCACCAAGGTGATTATCGTGGTGGACAGGGACGTGGACGTGCATGATATGCGGGAGGTCGTCTGGCGGGTCGGCGTTGCCATCGATCCTAAGCGGGACCTGCTGATCAGTGAGGGGCCCTGCGACGTCCTGGATTTCGCCGCGCAGACCGCCGACGTGAGCGGCAAGCTGGGCATCGACGCCACCGAGAAATGGCCGGACGAGGGATTCGACCGGGGTTGGCCGGAAATCCTGCGCATGCCCGAAGAAGTCGACCGGCGCATCGACAAGCTCTGGCCGGAACTGGATCTGTAA
- a CDS encoding aminotransferase class V-fold PLP-dependent enzyme, with protein sequence MPNIYERIGVRPIINASGPSTRLSGGIMDPEVADAMREASQYCVDIAELQARASAVIAEITGAEAGYVTSGAAAGLLLGTAACVTGPDPGKMNRLPDTEGMKNEVIMSRSQRNFYDHAIRSVGVKLVEVGIADRYSGAGVRDTEAWEIADAITERTAAVCYVAHPRSLPPLEEVVEVAHARGVPVIVDAAGQLPPRSNLQAYISQGADLVAFSGGKAIGGPQGSGILCGRRDLIMCVALQHLDMDVLKPQWNPPESLIDKSILPGAPHHGIGRPCKVGKEQIVGLLTAMERFAGEHLDARAAAWRDRMVELVSATGAIPGGRFTIDTDSRPSEVPMAVLKLDESVAGKTALDVVLELQAGDPPIQVNTGRVSEGIVLFGPVCLKAGEPERVARRLKEILGD encoded by the coding sequence ATGCCCAACATCTACGAACGCATCGGCGTCCGGCCGATCATCAACGCTTCGGGTCCGTCCACCCGTCTCAGCGGCGGCATCATGGATCCCGAAGTCGCCGACGCCATGCGTGAGGCATCACAGTACTGCGTCGACATCGCCGAACTCCAGGCCCGCGCGAGCGCGGTGATCGCGGAGATCACCGGAGCGGAAGCGGGATACGTCACCTCCGGCGCGGCCGCGGGACTCCTCCTGGGCACCGCGGCCTGCGTTACCGGCCCGGACCCCGGCAAGATGAACCGGCTGCCGGACACGGAGGGCATGAAGAATGAAGTCATCATGTCCCGCAGCCAGCGGAATTTCTACGACCACGCGATCCGGTCCGTCGGCGTAAAGCTCGTGGAGGTAGGGATCGCGGACCGGTACAGCGGGGCCGGCGTGCGGGACACCGAAGCATGGGAGATCGCCGATGCCATCACGGAGCGCACGGCTGCCGTGTGCTACGTCGCCCATCCCCGTTCCCTGCCGCCTTTGGAGGAAGTCGTCGAAGTCGCCCACGCCCGCGGCGTACCGGTGATCGTCGATGCCGCCGGGCAGTTGCCGCCACGGTCGAACCTTCAGGCTTACATATCGCAGGGGGCCGACCTTGTGGCCTTCAGCGGCGGCAAGGCCATCGGAGGTCCCCAGGGTTCCGGCATTCTCTGCGGCCGCCGGGACCTCATCATGTGCGTAGCGCTTCAACACCTGGACATGGACGTACTGAAGCCACAGTGGAATCCACCGGAATCCCTCATCGACAAGTCGATCCTGCCCGGCGCGCCCCATCACGGCATCGGGAGACCCTGCAAGGTCGGCAAGGAACAGATCGTGGGACTGCTGACCGCGATGGAGCGCTTTGCCGGTGAACATCTGGACGCGCGCGCCGCGGCGTGGCGGGACCGCATGGTCGAACTCGTCTCCGCCACGGGGGCTATTCCCGGGGGCCGGTTCACGATCGATACCGACAGCAGGCCCAGCGAGGTACCGATGGCCGTACTGAAACTGGACGAATCCGTGGCGGGCAAGACCGCCCTGGACGTGGTCCTCGAATTGCAGGCGGGCGATCCTCCCATCCAGGTCAATACCGGGAGAGTGTCCGAAGGCATCGTGCTCTTCGGTCCGGTCTGCCTGAAGGCGGGTGAACCGGAACGGGTAGCCCGGCGCCTGAAGGAGATCCTGGGTGATTGA
- a CDS encoding Tex family protein: protein MSDDTHITKISGELGIRPEQVEAVARLLDEEATVPFIARYRKERTGSLDEVAVTAIRDRIGQLRELEKRRTSILASLKDRALLTDELESKVRAAETLTVLEDTYLPYRPKRRTRATAARERGLEPLAERIFRQEEMDLEAETAAFVDPEKKVETAEDALAGARDIIAEWINEDTTARSALRRLFHEKAVIRSTVVAEKESSGIKFRDYFDWSEPAVKAPSHRVLAMRRGEKEDVLRMTIAPPEGEAIARLEEQFVKGEGPASGQVRLAVTDGYRRLLSLSLETELRSLVRQKAEQEATLVFARNLRELLMAPPLGRRRIMAIDPGFRTGCKVVCLDEQGKLLDRASIFPHSGDKKKERAARTVRSLHEQYDFDAIAVGNGTAGRETTQFLRTIELEGDPSIVLVNESGASVYSASAEARQEFPRLDVTVRGAISIGRRLMDPLAELVKIDPKSIGVGQYQHDVDQASLKKSLDDVVTSCVNNVGVEVNTASAQLLSYVSGIGPALAKHIVAHREKAGPFASRTDLQQVPNLGPRAFEQAAGFLRIGNGENPLDASAVHPESYEIVDRMASDQSCSVKELMDDSAVRGRIELDTYVNDIVGLPTLEDILEELARPGRDPREEFKPVQYTEGVNSIDEVKEGMRLNGVVTNVTNFGAFVDVGVHLDGLVHISQLVDRYVKHAGEAVKVGQLVEVRVLGVDHERNRISLSMREGKERANGKPERRRRRRPSKRGQDGRADGRNVESAAQTSAEGKAEKSDSADATPKVEGSGKTVATGKTEASGKVVSRKNRRKKPANRKSAGQRDPAANKVLTVDHLLKLNRKL, encoded by the coding sequence ATGAGTGACGACACGCACATCACGAAGATATCCGGTGAACTTGGGATCCGGCCCGAGCAGGTGGAAGCCGTAGCGCGCCTGCTGGACGAAGAAGCCACGGTGCCCTTCATCGCGCGTTACCGCAAGGAAAGGACCGGTTCGCTCGACGAAGTGGCCGTTACGGCGATCCGCGACCGGATCGGCCAGCTCCGGGAACTGGAGAAGCGCCGGACCTCGATCCTTGCCTCGCTGAAGGACCGCGCCCTGCTCACGGACGAGCTGGAATCGAAGGTACGCGCCGCGGAAACCCTGACTGTACTGGAAGATACCTACCTCCCTTATCGGCCGAAACGGCGCACGCGGGCCACGGCCGCCCGGGAGCGGGGCCTGGAACCTCTCGCAGAGCGTATCTTCCGGCAGGAGGAAATGGACCTGGAAGCGGAGACTGCGGCCTTCGTCGACCCGGAGAAGAAAGTCGAAACCGCCGAAGACGCCCTGGCCGGCGCGCGCGACATCATCGCCGAATGGATCAACGAGGACACGACGGCACGGTCGGCCCTGCGCCGGCTGTTCCACGAAAAGGCGGTCATCCGGTCCACGGTAGTCGCGGAGAAGGAATCGTCGGGGATCAAGTTCCGGGACTATTTCGACTGGTCCGAACCGGCGGTGAAAGCGCCTTCCCACCGTGTGCTCGCCATGCGGCGCGGCGAGAAAGAAGATGTGTTGCGCATGACCATTGCCCCGCCGGAAGGCGAGGCGATCGCGCGACTCGAGGAGCAGTTCGTCAAAGGAGAAGGTCCCGCGTCCGGTCAGGTCCGCCTGGCCGTTACCGACGGTTACCGCCGCCTGCTCTCGCTCTCCCTCGAAACGGAGCTGAGGTCTCTTGTCAGGCAGAAAGCCGAGCAGGAGGCGACCCTCGTATTCGCGCGGAACCTGCGGGAGCTTTTGATGGCGCCTCCCCTGGGCCGGCGCCGCATCATGGCAATCGACCCCGGTTTTCGCACGGGCTGCAAGGTCGTTTGCCTCGACGAGCAGGGCAAACTGCTGGATCGCGCCAGCATATTTCCCCATTCCGGGGACAAGAAGAAGGAAAGGGCAGCCCGGACCGTGCGGTCCCTGCACGAGCAGTACGACTTCGATGCCATCGCCGTGGGCAACGGGACGGCCGGCCGGGAGACCACCCAGTTCCTCCGTACGATCGAACTTGAAGGGGATCCGTCCATCGTGCTTGTGAACGAAAGCGGCGCGTCGGTCTATTCGGCGTCGGCCGAAGCCCGGCAGGAATTCCCGCGGCTGGACGTCACGGTGCGCGGGGCGATCTCCATCGGCCGCCGGCTCATGGATCCCCTGGCCGAGTTGGTCAAGATCGATCCCAAGTCTATCGGCGTCGGGCAGTACCAGCACGACGTCGACCAGGCCTCGCTGAAGAAAAGCCTGGACGACGTGGTGACGAGCTGTGTGAACAACGTTGGCGTCGAGGTGAACACGGCGAGCGCACAACTCCTTTCCTACGTCTCCGGCATCGGGCCCGCGCTGGCGAAGCACATCGTGGCCCATCGGGAGAAAGCGGGTCCCTTCGCTTCGAGGACGGATCTGCAGCAGGTGCCGAACCTCGGTCCGAGGGCCTTCGAGCAGGCCGCGGGTTTCCTGAGGATCGGGAACGGTGAGAACCCCCTGGACGCCAGTGCCGTGCACCCCGAAAGCTACGAAATCGTAGACCGGATGGCTTCCGATCAAAGTTGCAGCGTCAAGGAGCTTATGGACGATTCAGCAGTCCGCGGCCGTATCGAGCTTGATACCTACGTGAACGATATCGTGGGGCTGCCTACGCTCGAAGATATCCTGGAAGAACTGGCGCGGCCCGGGCGCGACCCCCGCGAGGAGTTCAAGCCCGTTCAGTACACCGAAGGGGTAAATAGCATCGATGAAGTCAAGGAGGGGATGCGGCTCAACGGCGTCGTGACCAACGTCACGAACTTCGGCGCCTTCGTGGACGTCGGAGTTCATCTCGACGGGCTCGTGCACATCAGCCAGCTCGTGGACCGTTATGTAAAACATGCCGGCGAAGCCGTCAAGGTGGGGCAACTGGTCGAGGTACGGGTACTCGGCGTGGACCATGAACGAAACCGGATCTCGCTGTCGATGCGGGAGGGCAAGGAACGGGCCAACGGGAAACCCGAGCGCCGGCGAAGGCGCCGGCCATCGAAGCGTGGGCAGGATGGTCGGGCCGACGGAAGAAATGTAGAGTCAGCGGCGCAAACGAGTGCGGAAGGGAAGGCGGAAAAATCGGATAGTGCGGACGCGACCCCGAAAGTGGAAGGCTCAGGGAAGACGGTTGCGACCGGGAAGACGGAAGCGTCAGGGAAGGTAGTCTCACGCAAGAACCGGAGAAAGAAACCGGCGAATCGGAAGTCGGCCGGCCAACGAGATCCCGCGGCCAACAAGGTACTGACCGTCGATCACCTGCTCAAGCTGAACCGCAAGCTGTAA
- a CDS encoding MoaD/ThiS family protein: MATIYIPSLMRDLTGGKEIIQVEGADMRQIIANLEAAYPGFKQRLLEEGTQRIKPNIAVMIDGRNARRILLDKVNEKSEIHFLPAISGGS, from the coding sequence ATGGCCACCATCTACATCCCGTCCCTCATGCGCGATCTGACCGGCGGCAAGGAGATCATCCAGGTCGAAGGGGCTGACATGCGCCAGATCATCGCCAACCTCGAGGCGGCCTACCCGGGCTTTAAGCAGAGACTGCTGGAGGAAGGAACACAGCGGATAAAACCCAACATCGCGGTCATGATCGATGGCCGGAACGCCCGCCGCATCCTGCTCGACAAGGTGAACGAGAAGAGCGAGATCCACTTCCTGCCGGCGATCAGCGGGGGGAGTTAA